A single Clavibacter nebraskensis NCPPB 2581 DNA region contains:
- a CDS encoding ABC transporter ATP-binding protein yields the protein MSTPVITADRLVKKYGDHVAVDGLSFEVAPGESFGLLGPNGAGKSTTMRMIGAVSSRTGGSLDILGLDPETHGPEIRSQLGVVPQADNLDLELKARDNLIVYGRYFGLPRKQVAARADELLEFAQLSDRAGAKVDDLSGGMKRRLTIARALISDPRILLLDEPTTGLDPQARHILWDRLFRLKEQGTTLVLTTHYMDEAEQLCDRIVVVDEGRIMAEGSPASLIRDHSSREVLEVRFGSDRNESASREIAGYGDRVEVLPDRVLVYASDGEAVLSRILEQGLKPITTLVRRSSLEDVFLRLTGRSLVE from the coding sequence GTGTCCACCCCCGTCATCACCGCCGACCGCCTCGTCAAGAAGTACGGCGACCACGTCGCCGTCGACGGCCTCTCCTTCGAGGTCGCGCCCGGCGAGTCCTTCGGGCTGCTCGGCCCGAACGGCGCCGGCAAGTCCACGACCATGCGCATGATCGGCGCGGTCTCCTCGCGCACGGGAGGGTCGCTCGACATCCTCGGGCTCGACCCCGAAACGCACGGCCCCGAGATCCGGTCGCAGCTGGGCGTCGTGCCGCAGGCCGACAACCTCGACCTGGAGCTCAAGGCGCGGGACAACCTCATCGTCTACGGCCGCTACTTCGGCCTGCCGCGCAAGCAGGTCGCGGCGCGCGCCGACGAGCTGCTCGAGTTCGCGCAGCTCAGCGACCGCGCGGGCGCCAAGGTCGACGACCTCTCCGGCGGCATGAAGCGGCGCCTCACGATCGCGCGCGCCCTCATCAGCGACCCGCGGATCCTGCTGCTCGACGAGCCGACCACGGGCCTCGACCCGCAGGCCCGCCACATCCTCTGGGACCGCCTGTTCCGCCTCAAGGAGCAGGGCACGACGCTCGTGCTCACCACGCACTACATGGACGAGGCCGAGCAGCTCTGCGACCGGATCGTCGTGGTCGACGAGGGTCGGATCATGGCGGAGGGCTCGCCCGCGTCCCTCATCCGCGACCACTCGAGCCGCGAGGTGCTCGAGGTGCGCTTCGGCTCCGACCGCAACGAGTCCGCGTCGCGCGAGATCGCCGGGTACGGCGACCGCGTGGAGGTGCTGCCCGACCGCGTGCTCGTGTACGCGTCCGACGGCGAGGCCGTGCTCAGCCGGATCCTCGAGCAGGGCCTGAAGCCCATCACGACGCTCGTGCGCCGCTCCAGCCTCGAGGACGTCTTCCTCCGCCTCACGGGACGGAGCCTGGTCGAGTGA
- a CDS encoding ABC transporter permease, whose amino-acid sequence MSAVDTRAAAVAGGVRPRRFGGWYAAEHRLLGIRAYLGTALATGIASPYVYLYALGVGLATVVDRGTDANQALGVSFLVFVAPALLATSAMTVASEEFSYPIFGGFKWNPVFQAMNASPLTPAQIIDGQVVGVAIRMAPTCIAYFAFMLLFGAVPLGTGFLAIGAAVLTGMAIGVMLMAYVATLTQDTGQIAMVMRFVITPLSLFSGTFFPLTQFPVWLQWIGWISPLWHGSELGRVATYGMEEPLWLTVAHVAYLLLWLAVGWTLSRRVATRRLRA is encoded by the coding sequence GTGAGCGCCGTCGACACCCGCGCGGCCGCCGTCGCCGGCGGCGTCCGCCCGCGCCGCTTCGGCGGCTGGTACGCCGCGGAGCACCGTCTGCTCGGGATCCGCGCCTACCTCGGCACCGCGCTCGCGACCGGCATCGCGAGCCCCTACGTCTACCTCTACGCGCTCGGCGTGGGCCTTGCCACGGTCGTCGACCGCGGCACGGACGCGAACCAGGCCCTGGGCGTCAGCTTCCTCGTCTTCGTGGCGCCGGCGCTCCTCGCGACGAGTGCCATGACGGTCGCGAGCGAGGAGTTCAGCTACCCGATCTTCGGCGGCTTCAAGTGGAACCCCGTCTTCCAGGCGATGAACGCGTCGCCGCTGACGCCCGCCCAGATCATCGACGGGCAGGTCGTCGGCGTCGCGATCCGCATGGCGCCCACGTGCATCGCCTACTTCGCGTTCATGCTCCTGTTCGGCGCGGTGCCGCTCGGCACGGGGTTCCTCGCGATCGGCGCCGCCGTGCTCACGGGCATGGCGATCGGCGTGATGCTCATGGCCTACGTCGCGACCCTCACGCAGGACACCGGCCAGATCGCGATGGTGATGCGCTTCGTGATCACCCCGCTGTCGCTGTTCTCGGGCACGTTCTTCCCGCTCACGCAGTTCCCGGTCTGGCTGCAGTGGATCGGCTGGATCTCGCCGCTCTGGCACGGCAGCGAGCTCGGCCGCGTCGCGACCTACGGCATGGAGGAGCCGCTCTGGCTGACCGTCGCGCACGTCGCGTACCTGCTGCTCTGGCTCGCGGTGGGCTGGACCCTCTCGCGCCGCGTCGCGACGAGGAGGCTGCGCGCATGA
- a CDS encoding ABC transporter permease: MTGSTMPANAPAPAARRSRGGPRSLYVGNARSVLSRGLLATRSTNWTVVLSGFFEPVFYLLAMGIGLGSIVGDVTTSTGQPVPYAAYIAPALLAVSAMNGAVYDSTWNVFFKMNHSKLYQGMLATSLGPLDVAFGEIGLALLRGVVYSSGFLVVMQVLGLNLSWWAILALPSVVLIALAFASFGMAVTSYMKTFQQMDWINFVLLPMFLFSATFYPLSVYPPWIQTVIQALPLWHAVELVRGFTTGALSIAVLGHVLYFAVMTAIGLVFTTRRLRVLFLD; encoded by the coding sequence ATGACCGGATCCACGATGCCCGCGAACGCCCCCGCGCCCGCCGCCCGTCGCAGCCGCGGCGGCCCCCGCTCCCTCTACGTCGGCAACGCCCGCTCGGTGCTCTCCCGCGGCCTGCTCGCCACCCGCAGCACCAACTGGACCGTCGTGCTCTCCGGCTTCTTCGAGCCCGTCTTCTACCTGCTCGCGATGGGGATCGGCCTCGGCTCGATCGTCGGCGACGTGACCACGAGCACCGGCCAGCCCGTGCCGTACGCCGCCTACATCGCGCCCGCCCTCCTCGCGGTCTCCGCCATGAACGGCGCCGTCTACGACTCCACCTGGAACGTCTTCTTCAAGATGAACCACTCGAAGCTCTACCAGGGCATGCTCGCGACCTCGCTCGGCCCGCTCGACGTGGCGTTCGGCGAGATCGGCCTGGCGCTGCTGCGCGGCGTCGTCTACTCGTCGGGCTTCCTCGTCGTGATGCAGGTGCTCGGCCTCAACCTGTCGTGGTGGGCGATCCTCGCGCTGCCGTCCGTGGTGCTGATCGCGCTCGCGTTCGCGAGCTTCGGCATGGCAGTGACGAGCTACATGAAGACCTTCCAGCAGATGGACTGGATCAACTTCGTCCTACTGCCCATGTTCCTGTTCTCCGCGACCTTCTACCCGCTCTCGGTGTACCCGCCGTGGATCCAGACGGTCATCCAGGCGCTCCCGCTCTGGCACGCCGTGGAGCTCGTGCGCGGCTTCACGACGGGCGCGCTCTCGATCGCGGTCCTCGGCCACGTCCTCTACTTCGCCGTGATGACGGCGATCGGCCTGGTCTTCACGACGCGGCGGCTGCGGGTCCTCTTCCTCGACTGA
- a CDS encoding ribokinase, protein MGRVVVLGSLNVDQVVRVPRHPQPGETLMGSDPERLWGGKGANQAVAAADAGGEVAMVGAVGDDADGSAYRARLADRGIDVSGLATIAGATTGLAIIAVDDDGENTIIVAPGANARVTDAHLDPLDALAAGDVLLASLELPLDTVAAGVRRAHAAGARVVLNLAPFAALPDDVLALADPVVVNEHEAGLLRGSGTPAPASLLVTLGAEGAMWGGVEVPASRVSRVVDTTGAGDAFCGALASALAAGADREGALVVAADAAAVVVQRQGAQPADD, encoded by the coding sequence ATGGGCCGCGTCGTCGTGCTCGGATCGCTCAACGTCGACCAGGTGGTGCGCGTGCCGCGGCACCCGCAGCCGGGGGAGACCCTGATGGGATCCGACCCCGAGCGGCTCTGGGGCGGCAAGGGCGCGAACCAGGCGGTCGCCGCGGCCGACGCCGGCGGCGAGGTCGCGATGGTCGGGGCCGTGGGCGACGACGCCGACGGATCCGCCTACCGCGCCCGCCTCGCCGACCGCGGCATCGACGTGTCCGGCCTCGCGACGATCGCGGGCGCCACGACGGGCCTCGCGATCATCGCGGTCGACGACGACGGCGAGAACACGATCATCGTCGCGCCCGGCGCGAACGCCCGCGTGACCGACGCCCACCTGGATCCGCTCGACGCGCTCGCGGCGGGCGATGTCCTGCTCGCCTCGCTCGAGCTGCCCCTCGACACGGTCGCCGCGGGCGTCCGCCGCGCGCACGCCGCCGGCGCCCGCGTCGTGCTCAACCTGGCGCCCTTCGCCGCGCTGCCCGACGACGTGCTGGCGCTCGCGGATCCCGTCGTCGTCAACGAGCACGAGGCGGGCCTCCTCCGCGGGTCGGGCACGCCCGCGCCCGCGTCGCTGCTCGTGACCCTCGGCGCCGAGGGCGCGATGTGGGGCGGCGTCGAGGTGCCCGCGTCGCGGGTCTCCCGCGTCGTCGACACCACGGGCGCGGGCGACGCCTTCTGCGGCGCGCTGGCCTCCGCGCTCGCCGCGGGCGCCGACCGCGAGGGCGCCCTCGTCGTCGCGGCCGACGCCGCGGCGGTCGTCGTCCAGCGGCAGGGCGCGCAGCCGGCGGACGACTGA
- a CDS encoding helix-turn-helix transcriptional regulator, with translation MNETRVADLRRERGWTQDRLAEASAITVRTVQRLEAGNDASLETLSLVAKALEVPVRDLFAAVGADDFGRTVSALDDRAERQQERRDTLTDGYRSLYSGVGIVWTLLVVAGIATHVLPGVAALLIGAYWAGGALLSRFLLRVVVGPRLDRAYPLSRDRSLDERAVRRGRRRPV, from the coding sequence ATGAACGAGACACGGGTGGCGGACCTCCGCCGCGAGCGGGGTTGGACGCAGGACAGGCTGGCCGAGGCCAGCGCGATCACGGTGCGCACGGTGCAGCGGCTGGAGGCGGGGAACGACGCGAGCCTCGAGACGCTGTCGCTCGTCGCGAAGGCGCTGGAGGTGCCCGTGCGGGATCTCTTCGCCGCCGTCGGCGCGGACGACTTCGGCCGGACGGTGTCCGCGCTCGACGACCGCGCGGAGCGGCAGCAGGAGAGGCGCGACACGCTGACGGACGGCTACCGGTCCCTGTACTCGGGCGTCGGGATCGTCTGGACCCTGCTCGTGGTGGCCGGCATCGCCACGCACGTGCTGCCCGGCGTCGCGGCGCTGCTCATCGGGGCGTACTGGGCGGGCGGCGCGCTGCTCTCGCGGTTCCTCCTGCGGGTGGTCGTGGGTCCCCGGCTCGACCGCGCGTACCCGCTGTCGCGCGACCGGTCGCTCGATGAGCGGGCGGTCAGGCGCGGTCGGCGGCGCCCGGTCTGA
- a CDS encoding extracellular solute-binding protein, translated as MKTSMRLGAVATVLAATVALTGCGRSTDEGSGAAAATTLGSAPATGKVTMWAMGAEGEALPAFLKTFEDANPGVEVDVTAIPWDAAHNKFQTAIAGGTTPDIAMMGTTWMADFADALTTVPTDVDASDSFPGSLATNSVKDRAAGIPWYVDTRVLYYRTDLAAKAGWTTAPTTWDELKQMASDMQTKAGAAHGIRLPAGNDAFQGTLWMPWSNGAEIADGAKWTLDTPEMREAYEYYGSFFADGIADPDVDVSSGAQEASFVDGSTPMLIEGPFEIGQLKAVGGEGFASKFATAVLPAKETSASFSGGANLVVFDQAKNQDAAWKLARWLGQPDTQAAWYAATGDLPASQSAWQDPALQSDPTLAAFGEQLKTAKSVPVSTNWVKVGSAADSALEQIRRGTSSVPDALAKLQSDADSIGSAE; from the coding sequence GTGAAGACATCCATGCGTCTCGGCGCGGTCGCGACCGTGCTGGCGGCCACCGTCGCGCTGACCGGCTGCGGCCGGTCCACCGACGAGGGATCCGGCGCCGCGGCCGCGACCACGCTCGGCTCCGCGCCCGCGACCGGCAAGGTCACCATGTGGGCGATGGGCGCGGAGGGCGAGGCCCTGCCCGCGTTCCTGAAGACCTTCGAGGACGCCAACCCCGGCGTCGAGGTCGACGTCACGGCGATCCCGTGGGACGCCGCGCACAACAAGTTCCAGACCGCCATCGCGGGCGGCACCACCCCGGACATCGCGATGATGGGCACCACGTGGATGGCCGACTTCGCCGACGCCCTCACCACCGTGCCGACCGACGTCGACGCGAGCGACTCCTTCCCCGGCTCCCTCGCGACCAACTCCGTGAAGGACCGCGCCGCCGGCATCCCCTGGTACGTCGACACCCGCGTGCTCTACTACCGCACCGACCTCGCGGCGAAGGCCGGCTGGACGACGGCCCCCACCACGTGGGACGAGCTCAAGCAGATGGCGTCCGACATGCAGACGAAGGCCGGCGCCGCGCACGGCATCCGCCTCCCCGCCGGCAACGACGCGTTCCAGGGCACGCTCTGGATGCCGTGGTCGAACGGCGCCGAGATCGCCGACGGCGCGAAGTGGACCCTCGACACCCCCGAGATGCGGGAGGCCTACGAGTACTACGGCAGCTTCTTCGCCGACGGCATCGCCGACCCCGACGTCGACGTCTCGTCCGGCGCGCAGGAGGCGTCGTTCGTCGACGGATCCACGCCCATGCTCATCGAGGGCCCCTTCGAGATCGGCCAGCTGAAGGCCGTCGGCGGCGAGGGCTTCGCGTCCAAGTTCGCCACCGCGGTGCTCCCGGCGAAGGAGACCTCCGCGTCGTTCAGCGGCGGCGCGAACCTCGTCGTCTTCGACCAGGCGAAGAACCAGGACGCCGCGTGGAAGCTCGCCCGCTGGCTCGGCCAGCCGGACACGCAGGCGGCCTGGTACGCCGCCACGGGCGACCTGCCCGCGTCGCAGTCCGCGTGGCAGGACCCCGCCCTGCAGTCCGACCCCACCCTCGCCGCGTTCGGCGAGCAGCTGAAGACCGCGAAGTCCGTGCCCGTGAGCACGAACTGGGTGAAGGTCGGATCCGCCGCGGACTCGGCGCTCGAGCAGATCCGGCGCGGCACCTCCTCGGTGCCCGACGCGCTCGCGAAGCTGCAGTCGGACGCCGACTCCATCGGCTCGGCGGAGTAG
- a CDS encoding carbohydrate ABC transporter permease, protein MAITAGRAAGTRPGRTRSPLIARQRRRQALIAWGFCLPFVAVFAVFMLVPLVSSFAMSFTDFRATDIRSPFAVDFTGLDQYAKLFTDATFLRSIGVTAFFVVVGIPVTMVTALALALALNSGRGRIVSFFRVGFYAPVVTSIVAVSVVWRYILLPDGLLNSALAVVGITGPNWLSDTTWALPSLVAMAVWRNVGTLMIIFLAGLQAVPEEVQEAAVMDGASPWRRLISVTLPLLRPTLLLGSVLISVGFLQFFEEAFVMTRGGPLDSTLSVAYYTYRQFGFGEYGLASASSYVLFLAIALLSLLQFRLLRSKD, encoded by the coding sequence TTGGCCATCACCGCAGGACGTGCGGCCGGGACCCGTCCCGGCCGCACGCGGTCCCCGCTCATCGCCCGGCAGCGCCGCCGCCAGGCGCTCATCGCCTGGGGGTTCTGCCTCCCGTTCGTCGCCGTCTTCGCGGTCTTCATGCTCGTGCCGCTGGTGAGCTCGTTCGCCATGTCGTTCACGGACTTCCGCGCGACCGACATCCGCTCCCCGTTCGCGGTCGACTTCACGGGCCTCGACCAATACGCGAAGCTCTTCACCGACGCCACGTTCCTCCGCTCCATCGGCGTGACCGCGTTCTTCGTGGTCGTCGGGATCCCGGTGACGATGGTCACGGCGCTCGCGCTGGCCCTCGCGCTCAACTCGGGCCGGGGCCGCATCGTGTCGTTCTTCCGCGTCGGGTTCTACGCGCCCGTCGTGACGAGCATCGTCGCGGTCTCCGTCGTGTGGCGCTACATCCTGCTGCCCGACGGCCTGCTCAACTCGGCGCTCGCGGTGGTCGGGATCACCGGCCCCAACTGGCTGAGCGACACCACGTGGGCGCTGCCCTCGCTCGTCGCGATGGCGGTGTGGCGCAACGTCGGCACCCTCATGATCATCTTCCTCGCGGGCCTGCAGGCCGTGCCCGAGGAGGTGCAGGAGGCGGCCGTGATGGACGGCGCGAGCCCCTGGCGCCGGCTGATCTCGGTCACGCTGCCGCTGCTGCGCCCGACGCTGCTGCTCGGATCCGTGCTCATCTCGGTCGGCTTCCTGCAGTTCTTCGAGGAGGCGTTCGTGATGACGCGCGGCGGCCCCCTCGACTCCACGCTGTCCGTCGCGTACTACACGTACCGGCAGTTCGGCTTCGGCGAGTACGGCCTCGCCTCCGCGTCGAGCTACGTCCTCTTCCTCGCCATCGCCCTGCTCAGCCTGCTGCAGTTCCGGCTGCTGCGGTCGAAGGACTGA
- a CDS encoding carbohydrate ABC transporter permease: MTTTASAPAATVVAEARAGTPPRRRRRTDRGRRTRAIVYLVLAGVLCVWLLPFVWMALGSVKTQGEILQRPPTWWPQDPVADNFAKWFGPLDFGTFFSNSLVVALVTVLGNLVFCSMVGYALAKMEFPGKRILFLTVMVTLMVPGVVTFVPLFVMVSGLGLVNTYAALILPFITAPIGVFLMRQFMLGIPEALIEAARLDGAGEFRIFSRIVMPLCGPPLATLGILTFLASWNNFLWPLVAAQTEGMYTLPIALSLYSTGQNATDYGLLLAGSVLVIAPILALFVFLQRYFIQGVATAGLK; encoded by the coding sequence ATGACCACCACCGCATCCGCCCCCGCCGCCACCGTCGTCGCCGAGGCCCGGGCCGGCACCCCGCCGCGCCGCAGGCGCCGCACCGACCGCGGTCGCCGCACCCGCGCGATCGTCTACCTCGTCCTCGCCGGCGTGCTCTGCGTCTGGCTCCTGCCGTTCGTCTGGATGGCGCTCGGCTCCGTGAAGACGCAGGGCGAGATCCTGCAGCGGCCGCCGACGTGGTGGCCCCAGGACCCCGTCGCGGACAACTTCGCGAAGTGGTTCGGGCCGCTCGACTTCGGCACGTTCTTCTCGAACAGCCTGGTCGTCGCGCTCGTCACCGTGCTCGGCAACCTCGTCTTCTGCTCGATGGTGGGCTACGCGCTCGCGAAGATGGAGTTCCCGGGCAAGCGGATCCTGTTCCTCACCGTGATGGTGACGCTCATGGTGCCGGGCGTCGTCACCTTCGTGCCGCTGTTCGTCATGGTCTCGGGGCTCGGCCTCGTGAACACGTACGCGGCGCTGATCCTCCCGTTCATCACGGCGCCCATCGGGGTGTTCCTCATGCGGCAGTTCATGCTCGGGATCCCCGAGGCGCTCATCGAGGCCGCGCGCCTCGACGGCGCGGGGGAGTTCCGCATCTTCTCCCGCATCGTGATGCCGCTGTGCGGGCCGCCGCTCGCGACGTTGGGCATCCTCACGTTCCTCGCCTCGTGGAACAACTTCCTCTGGCCGCTCGTCGCGGCGCAGACCGAGGGCATGTACACGCTGCCGATCGCGCTGTCGCTGTACTCGACCGGGCAGAACGCGACCGACTACGGCCTGCTGCTCGCGGGATCCGTGCTGGTGATCGCGCCGATCCTCGCTCTGTTCGTGTTCCTGCAGCGCTACTTCATCCAGGGCGTCGCGACCGCCGGCCTCAAGTGA
- a CDS encoding glycoside hydrolase family 3 protein — MPRSPRTLLTAPDGTRFRDLDGDGVMAPYEDPRLSPEERTADLVGRLSLAEKAGLMFQTVIEVGADGELKEEPGAISKSGTTEVVVGKAMNHFNVHEIRTARQAARWSNRLQELAESTPHGIPVTVSTDPRHAFVENAGVAFSAGPFSQWPEALGLAALDDVDAIRAFADAARQEYVAVGIRAALHPQIDLATEPRWGRQAQTLGHDADRVAEFTAAYLQGFQGDELGSASVACTTKHFPGGGPQKDGEDAHFPYGREQVYPGGMFEYHLRPFREAIERGTAAMMPYYGMPEGLVRDGEAIEPVGFGFNRQVITGLLREELGYDGVVVTDWELVNDNHVGDQVLPARAWGVEELTPHERMERIIEAGCDQFGGEECVDVLLDLVASGRVSEARIDESVRRLLLVKFRLGLFDDPYVDEDAAERIVGRADLRELGFRAQAASVTVLENRERDGRPTLPLPVDGPRLRVHVEGMRPEALDGWADPAAGPDDADLAIVRLGAPFEPRSDLFLEAWFHQGSLEFPPGLVHRLRRIADRCPLVVVVNLDRPAIMTPLVPFAAALAVDYGSSDAAVLAALTGRIAPEGRLPVEIPRSMDAVRASRTDVPSDTEDPVYPLHHGLRIR; from the coding sequence ATGCCCCGCTCCCCGCGCACGCTCCTCACCGCCCCCGACGGCACCCGGTTCCGCGACCTCGACGGCGACGGGGTGATGGCGCCGTACGAGGATCCGCGGCTGAGCCCCGAGGAGCGCACCGCCGACCTCGTCGGGCGCCTCAGCCTCGCCGAGAAGGCGGGCCTCATGTTCCAGACCGTGATCGAGGTCGGCGCCGACGGCGAGCTGAAGGAGGAGCCGGGCGCGATCTCGAAGTCCGGGACAACGGAGGTCGTGGTCGGCAAGGCGATGAACCACTTCAACGTGCACGAGATCCGGACAGCCCGGCAGGCCGCGCGCTGGAGCAACCGGCTGCAGGAGCTCGCGGAGTCGACGCCGCATGGGATCCCCGTGACCGTGAGCACGGATCCGCGCCACGCCTTCGTCGAGAACGCGGGCGTCGCCTTCTCCGCCGGGCCGTTCTCGCAGTGGCCGGAGGCGCTCGGCCTCGCGGCGCTCGACGACGTGGACGCCATCCGCGCGTTCGCCGACGCCGCGCGGCAGGAGTACGTGGCCGTCGGGATCCGCGCGGCGCTGCACCCGCAGATCGACCTCGCCACCGAGCCGCGCTGGGGCCGCCAGGCGCAGACGCTCGGCCATGACGCCGACCGCGTGGCCGAGTTCACGGCCGCGTACCTCCAGGGGTTCCAGGGTGACGAGCTCGGATCCGCGAGCGTCGCCTGCACCACCAAGCACTTCCCGGGCGGCGGCCCGCAGAAGGACGGCGAGGACGCGCACTTCCCGTACGGCCGCGAGCAGGTCTACCCGGGCGGCATGTTCGAGTACCACCTGCGGCCGTTCCGCGAGGCGATCGAGCGCGGGACAGCCGCGATGATGCCGTACTACGGGATGCCCGAGGGCCTCGTGCGCGACGGCGAGGCGATCGAGCCGGTGGGCTTCGGCTTCAACCGGCAGGTGATCACGGGGCTCCTGCGCGAGGAGCTCGGCTACGACGGCGTCGTGGTCACCGACTGGGAGCTCGTGAACGACAACCACGTCGGCGACCAGGTGCTGCCCGCGCGCGCGTGGGGCGTCGAGGAGCTGACGCCGCACGAGCGCATGGAGCGGATCATCGAGGCCGGCTGCGACCAGTTCGGCGGCGAGGAGTGCGTCGACGTGCTGCTCGACCTCGTGGCCTCCGGCCGCGTCAGCGAGGCGCGCATCGACGAGTCGGTGCGGCGCCTGCTGCTCGTGAAGTTCCGGCTCGGGCTCTTCGACGACCCGTACGTCGACGAGGACGCCGCCGAGCGCATCGTCGGCCGCGCGGATCTCCGCGAGCTCGGCTTCCGCGCGCAGGCCGCGTCGGTCACCGTGCTCGAGAACCGCGAGCGCGACGGCCGGCCCACGCTGCCGCTGCCCGTCGACGGACCCCGGCTCCGCGTGCACGTCGAGGGCATGCGGCCCGAGGCGCTCGACGGCTGGGCGGATCCCGCGGCAGGACCCGACGACGCCGACCTCGCGATCGTGCGGCTCGGTGCGCCCTTCGAGCCGCGGTCGGACCTGTTCCTGGAGGCATGGTTCCACCAGGGGTCGCTCGAGTTCCCGCCCGGGCTCGTGCACCGGCTGCGGCGGATCGCCGACCGCTGCCCGCTCGTCGTGGTCGTGAACCTCGACCGTCCCGCGATCATGACGCCGCTCGTGCCGTTCGCCGCCGCGCTCGCCGTCGACTACGGCAGCTCCGACGCCGCCGTGCTCGCCGCGCTCACGGGACGCATCGCGCCCGAGGGGCGGCTGCCCGTGGAGATCCCGCGCTCGATGGACGCCGTGCGGGCGTCGCGGACGGACGTGCCGTCGGACACCGAGGACCCGGTGTACCCGCTGCACCACGGCCTCCGGATCCGCTGA
- a CDS encoding LacI family DNA-binding transcriptional regulator — MSPRRPTVYDVAERAKVSIATVSFAFSRPDQISAATRERVLETAREIGYMPSASARGLARGRTGALGLHSFDLLIDRPLQREPVTPAESPAEPAVATPFAPGRTFIPWDDAGEIAADPRAFPLYVDEVQRGFELECRAHDRPVMLSRGSDTATAVAESAGRVDGLAIFPGPSAAASLKRVSLAMPIVLFSYPPAEDGHHRVTSDNAGGARELVRHLVLEHGITDLGFVGATSVGDYRERFEGYRDALAELGVAASDEVLDDTVLGEGSGFGGVIQALRAGRLPRALVCASDQLALALVDLLRAEGVEVPGDVVVTGFDGILAGLLATPRLTTVRQPMEAMGRAAARILIDTTTGTQTAEPVTLRLGTKLVVRASCGCRG; from the coding sequence ATGAGCCCCCGGCGCCCCACGGTCTACGACGTCGCCGAACGCGCGAAGGTCTCCATCGCGACGGTGTCGTTCGCGTTCAGCCGCCCCGACCAGATCAGCGCCGCCACGCGCGAGCGGGTGCTCGAGACCGCGCGCGAGATCGGCTACATGCCGAGCGCGTCCGCCCGCGGCCTCGCCCGCGGCCGCACGGGCGCGCTCGGGCTGCACTCGTTCGACCTCCTCATCGACCGGCCGCTGCAGCGCGAGCCCGTCACGCCCGCCGAGAGCCCCGCCGAGCCCGCGGTCGCGACGCCGTTCGCTCCCGGCCGCACCTTTATCCCGTGGGACGACGCGGGCGAGATCGCGGCGGATCCGCGCGCGTTCCCGCTCTACGTCGACGAGGTGCAACGCGGCTTCGAGCTCGAGTGCCGCGCCCACGACCGGCCGGTGATGCTCAGCCGCGGCAGCGACACCGCCACGGCGGTCGCCGAGTCGGCCGGCCGCGTCGACGGCCTCGCGATCTTCCCGGGGCCGTCGGCCGCGGCGTCGCTGAAGCGCGTCTCGCTCGCCATGCCGATCGTGCTGTTCAGCTACCCGCCGGCCGAGGACGGGCACCACCGCGTCACGTCCGACAACGCCGGGGGAGCGCGCGAGCTGGTGCGGCACCTCGTGCTCGAGCACGGGATCACCGACCTCGGCTTCGTGGGCGCGACGAGCGTCGGCGACTACCGGGAGCGCTTCGAGGGGTACCGCGACGCGCTCGCGGAGCTCGGGGTCGCGGCGTCCGACGAGGTGCTCGACGACACGGTGCTCGGCGAGGGATCCGGCTTCGGCGGGGTGATCCAGGCCCTCCGCGCCGGGCGGCTGCCGCGCGCGCTCGTGTGCGCGAGCGACCAGCTGGCGCTCGCCCTCGTCGACCTGCTGCGCGCGGAGGGCGTCGAGGTGCCGGGCGACGTCGTGGTCACGGGCTTCGACGGGATCCTCGCGGGCCTCCTCGCGACGCCGCGCCTCACCACCGTGCGGCAGCCCATGGAGGCGATGGGGCGCGCGGCGGCCCGCATCCTCATCGACACCACGACCGGCACGCAGACCGCCGAGCCCGTGACGCTGCGGCTCGGCACGAAGCTCGTGGTGCGCGCGAGCTGCGGCTGCCGGGGCTGA
- a CDS encoding MOSC domain-containing protein, producing the protein MQPSASPRVLAVARDDAHRFSKPVRPSITLLAGLGVEGDAHLGTTVQHLSRKRRDPDAPNLRQVHLVHAELHDELAEKGYRVGPGDLGENVTTAGVPLLDLPTGTRLHLGEDAVVELTGLRNPCIQIDKLGSGAMKAVLDRDADGNVVRKSGVMGVVITGGEVRPDDAVRVELPAGEQLALQPV; encoded by the coding sequence ATGCAGCCGTCTGCTTCGCCCCGGGTCCTCGCGGTCGCGCGCGACGACGCCCACCGCTTCTCCAAGCCCGTCCGCCCGTCGATCACGCTCCTCGCCGGCCTCGGCGTGGAGGGCGACGCGCACCTCGGGACCACCGTCCAGCACCTCTCGCGGAAGCGCCGCGACCCGGACGCGCCCAACCTCCGCCAGGTGCACCTCGTCCACGCCGAGCTGCACGACGAGCTCGCGGAGAAGGGCTACCGGGTCGGCCCCGGCGACCTCGGCGAGAACGTCACGACCGCGGGCGTCCCGCTCCTCGACCTGCCCACCGGTACTCGCCTCCACCTCGGCGAGGACGCCGTGGTCGAGCTGACGGGTCTCCGGAACCCGTGCATCCAGATCGACAAGCTGGGATCGGGCGCCATGAAGGCCGTGCTCGACCGCGACGCCGACGGGAACGTCGTGCGGAAGTCCGGCGTGATGGGCGTCGTGATCACCGGCGGCGAGGTCCGCCCCGACGACGCCGTGCGCGTGGAGCTGCCCGCGGGCGAGCAGCTCGCGCTGCAGCCGGTCTGA